The Sphingosinicella humi genome has a window encoding:
- a CDS encoding nucleotidyl transferase AbiEii/AbiGii toxin family protein, which translates to MSVQRPSQWALLFDLALGIIDNARTAVDHDFLWSFGGGTALMLQIHHRESHDIDLFIDDPQILPFLNPATQDYKLSRQPDDYDTDGAQVTKLIFQDIGEIDFICCADVTNTPSKKAMVRDREVDLETPAEIVAKKVYYRGSRLQPRDMFDIAAVAESLGADHVKHALKQCGADRLAAAQAVARAMDPMLAQRIIDQLMFREHTRHLVQKAQSITEGLLKGAAA; encoded by the coding sequence ATGTCAGTACAAAGGCCTAGTCAATGGGCCCTGCTGTTCGATCTCGCACTCGGAATCATCGATAACGCCCGTACAGCCGTAGATCACGACTTTCTCTGGAGCTTCGGGGGCGGCACCGCCCTCATGCTCCAGATTCATCATCGTGAAAGCCACGACATTGACCTGTTTATCGACGATCCGCAGATCCTACCGTTCCTAAACCCAGCAACCCAAGATTATAAGCTTTCGCGCCAGCCCGACGACTACGACACAGACGGTGCGCAAGTCACAAAACTCATCTTCCAGGACATCGGGGAGATCGATTTCATCTGCTGCGCAGACGTGACGAATACCCCATCCAAAAAGGCGATGGTCCGGGATAGAGAAGTCGATCTTGAAACCCCCGCAGAGATTGTCGCCAAAAAGGTGTATTATCGCGGCTCACGCCTGCAGCCGCGAGACATGTTCGATATCGCCGCCGTGGCCGAGTCCCTTGGCGCCGATCATGTGAAGCATGCACTCAAGCAGTGCGGAGCCGACCGCCTCGCAGCCGCCCAAGCGGTCGCTCGAGCGATGGATCCGATGCTCGCCCAGCGGATCATCGATCAGCTGATGTTCCGAGAACATACGCGACATCTCGTCCAAAAGGCGCAGTCGATCACCGAAGGGCTGCTGAAAGGCGCTGCCGCCTGA
- a CDS encoding DNA cytosine methyltransferase, producing the protein MRITFADMFSGAGLFSAGATRAGMTPLFAIDLSKDAIATYNANVASVGIVGSVLDEYQLPEVDVLLAGPPCQGFSTLGRQDPLDVRNSLALEVPTWARRTGASVVVVENVPPFLRSTKWRELADCFERDGYMIQTWELEAADYGAPQLRRRSFTIASLIGEIEKPKPLASPHATAGEVLSRPVSDGDAMHVWPTPKGVAAERIKLIPVNGDKRDLMRLAPGLCPPSWATVGCQATDVWGRIDPDQPVNTLRCTFQNPSKGRYLHPTENRTLSLREGARLQGVPDNWQFVGRPYPVARQIGNGVPVPLAEAVAQSVSDAIQAWRYRTAA; encoded by the coding sequence ATGCGGATCACTTTTGCGGACATGTTCAGCGGCGCCGGCCTGTTCAGCGCTGGCGCGACGCGTGCGGGCATGACACCCTTATTCGCTATCGACCTCTCGAAGGACGCGATCGCGACCTACAACGCCAATGTCGCCTCGGTCGGTATCGTTGGATCCGTGCTCGACGAATACCAACTGCCGGAGGTGGATGTCCTGTTAGCCGGACCGCCCTGTCAGGGGTTTTCGACTCTCGGCCGACAAGACCCTCTCGACGTCCGCAACTCCCTTGCACTCGAGGTGCCTACATGGGCACGGCGCACAGGCGCCAGCGTGGTCGTGGTCGAGAACGTCCCGCCGTTCTTGCGTTCCACAAAGTGGCGGGAACTCGCAGATTGCTTCGAGCGGGACGGCTACATGATCCAGACCTGGGAGCTCGAGGCCGCCGACTATGGCGCCCCACAGCTCCGCCGCCGGTCCTTTACAATCGCGTCGCTTATCGGTGAGATCGAGAAGCCCAAGCCGCTGGCAAGCCCCCACGCAACCGCCGGCGAAGTCCTATCGCGTCCGGTCTCTGACGGCGATGCCATGCATGTCTGGCCCACACCGAAAGGCGTCGCTGCCGAACGTATAAAGCTAATCCCCGTCAACGGAGATAAGCGCGACCTCATGCGCCTAGCCCCCGGATTGTGCCCGCCCTCCTGGGCCACGGTAGGCTGCCAAGCGACCGACGTCTGGGGCCGCATAGATCCCGATCAACCGGTCAACACGCTTCGCTGCACCTTCCAGAACCCATCAAAGGGCCGCTACCTACACCCTACCGAAAACCGCACCCTGTCACTCCGAGAGGGCGCCAGGCTGCAAGGCGTTCCAGACAATTGGCAGTTCGTCGGTCGGCCCTACCCGGTCGCAAGGCAGATCGGGAACGGTGTGCCGGTGCCACTAGCCGAGGCAGTCGCCCAGTCCGTTTCGGATGCAATCCAGGCCTGGCGCTACCGAACGGCTGCTTGA
- a CDS encoding ATP-binding protein: MNDQTRDMRGTVTDRPSAFPLRIQGGMLEALGINMYSTIGKCLVEFVANAYDGEAKRVEITIPVEGIAKARQEARAQAKREVEENLRDPFTVLLTPLPDDVAIIIEDNGHGMSPHDVETKFLPINRKRRLDDEGNETRLTSESGARKVMGRKGLGKLAGFGAANKVVIRTKRSGETYATTFTLDDSIIRSAEDMADVEIPASYEDGLSTDEQGTRITLSSLKSDAVRFSTRVIADAIREAFYGIEAAELAISINDEAIEPEKIDYEFVYPEGATVDDLAEAEIEVEGLTKLPVRYMVGFLPRGQNLPVSKRGARIYCNGRLAAGPTMFGLPTGMHNFHSQSYMQSIVRADALDQHGIDLVNTNRTQLREDNEIVGSLIAFVEEAMRKSLAAHAKWREAAVDDEIEKSDTAKRMLRLTNSLEGKAKTSAKKLLRALAVEHGPDSKEFNELAPLVVESVNAGEVLLRLSEMGHDPKSIQQIAINLAELAEIEKSDALKIYRGRRNGINALLKLIREGEGELWKKKGIENRLHNLLKRDPWLIKAEYSRYLTSDERLSNVSTAIAEHLAVDKAAKLDDPTRPDLVFVLSDTDMPHLITIVELKSPSLPLNHDHLTQLKKYMAKVATYCQNELHRSVTVHGYLIGAMPDEKTTNDDERLLLSEMQKSGPSSDWLVIGVRALLERAQVSHASVIQALEDDIKNERADDAFDGDSAEQPSELLEAGA; this comes from the coding sequence ATGAACGATCAAACCCGCGACATGCGCGGGACGGTGACCGACCGTCCCTCGGCATTCCCGCTGCGCATCCAAGGCGGGATGCTCGAAGCGCTCGGCATCAACATGTATTCGACGATCGGCAAGTGCCTGGTCGAATTCGTGGCCAACGCTTACGATGGTGAGGCCAAGCGCGTCGAAATCACCATTCCAGTCGAAGGCATCGCAAAGGCTCGCCAGGAGGCCAGGGCGCAGGCGAAGCGCGAGGTCGAGGAGAACCTTCGCGATCCATTCACCGTCTTGCTGACGCCGCTGCCGGACGACGTCGCCATCATCATCGAAGATAACGGGCATGGCATGTCGCCGCACGATGTGGAAACCAAGTTCCTTCCGATCAATCGAAAGCGTCGGCTGGACGATGAGGGCAATGAGACCCGCCTGACCTCCGAAAGCGGCGCCCGCAAAGTGATGGGTCGAAAGGGCCTCGGCAAACTCGCGGGCTTTGGCGCCGCCAACAAGGTAGTCATCCGCACCAAGCGTTCCGGTGAGACTTACGCCACCACCTTCACCCTCGACGATTCCATCATTCGGAGCGCCGAGGACATGGCTGATGTCGAGATCCCGGCGAGCTATGAAGACGGCCTGTCGACAGACGAGCAAGGGACGCGCATCACGCTGTCCAGCCTGAAATCTGACGCTGTCCGCTTCTCGACGCGCGTCATAGCCGATGCAATTCGAGAAGCCTTCTATGGCATCGAGGCCGCCGAACTCGCCATCAGTATCAATGACGAAGCCATTGAGCCCGAGAAGATCGACTATGAGTTCGTCTATCCAGAAGGCGCAACTGTAGACGACCTCGCTGAGGCTGAGATCGAGGTCGAAGGCTTAACTAAGCTGCCGGTGCGATACATGGTCGGCTTCCTGCCTCGCGGGCAAAACCTGCCCGTTTCGAAGCGCGGCGCCCGCATCTACTGCAACGGTCGTCTGGCAGCCGGGCCAACCATGTTCGGTCTGCCAACCGGCATGCACAACTTCCATAGCCAGAGCTACATGCAGTCCATCGTGCGCGCCGATGCGCTCGACCAGCATGGCATCGATCTCGTGAACACAAACCGCACCCAGCTGCGCGAAGACAATGAAATCGTCGGCAGCCTCATCGCCTTCGTGGAAGAGGCGATGCGCAAATCGCTCGCCGCCCACGCAAAATGGCGTGAAGCTGCAGTCGACGACGAGATCGAGAAATCGGACACGGCCAAGCGCATGCTCCGCTTGACCAACTCGCTTGAAGGCAAAGCAAAGACCTCGGCGAAAAAGCTGCTGCGAGCCCTTGCTGTTGAACATGGGCCGGATTCCAAGGAGTTCAACGAACTCGCGCCGCTCGTCGTAGAATCGGTCAACGCCGGCGAGGTGCTGCTACGTCTTAGCGAAATGGGCCATGATCCGAAATCAATCCAACAGATTGCCATCAACCTTGCCGAGCTCGCCGAAATCGAGAAGAGCGACGCCCTGAAGATCTACCGTGGCCGTCGCAACGGCATCAACGCGCTGCTCAAACTCATCCGTGAAGGCGAAGGCGAACTCTGGAAAAAGAAGGGCATCGAGAATCGCCTCCACAACCTGCTCAAGCGAGACCCTTGGCTGATCAAGGCGGAATATTCGCGCTACCTCACGAGCGACGAGCGCCTCAGCAACGTCTCCACTGCCATCGCCGAGCACCTGGCCGTGGACAAGGCGGCCAAACTCGATGATCCAACCAGGCCCGACCTCGTTTTCGTGCTCAGCGACACGGACATGCCGCACCTCATTACGATCGTCGAACTGAAGAGCCCGTCGCTGCCGCTCAACCACGACCACCTTACGCAGCTGAAGAAATACATGGCGAAGGTGGCCACCTATTGTCAGAACGAGCTGCACAGGTCGGTCACGGTCCACGGCTACCTCATCGGCGCAATGCCGGACGAGAAAACGACGAACGACGACGAGCGACTACTATTATCCGAAATGCAGAAGAGTGGGCCCAGCTCCGATTGGCTTGTAATCGGCGTGCGGGCGCTCCTCGAACGCGCGCAGGTCTCCCACGCATCCGTCATTCAGGCCCTCGAAGACGACATCAAAAATGAACGAGCGGATGACGCATTTGACGGCGATAGCGCTGAACAGCCGAGCGAGCTCCTTGAGGCTGGCGCCTGA
- a CDS encoding HAD family hydrolase, translated as MAIEAIAFDCYGTLLQIHDRRHPYGTLAALSGGRLDPSPMIVPLELAGVVSTNKRSIEIDQAKLRALEADLAAELASVRPISGARETLRALRRRGYRLATASNLAPPYAEPLRRLVGGLVDVECLSFEIGAVKPSASFYAQLCSLLGCEPSEVLMVGDSLPNDRDAAMDAGLSARHIAAGDTISRALADLC; from the coding sequence ATGGCGATCGAGGCTATCGCCTTCGATTGCTATGGCACTCTGCTACAGATCCATGATCGACGGCATCCCTATGGAACGCTCGCCGCACTGTCTGGCGGTCGTCTGGACCCGTCACCGATGATTGTGCCGCTCGAGCTGGCTGGCGTCGTGTCTACGAACAAGAGGTCGATTGAGATTGACCAAGCGAAATTGCGTGCCCTGGAGGCCGATCTAGCAGCGGAGTTGGCCTCGGTTCGACCGATCTCTGGAGCACGGGAGACGCTGCGGGCGCTCCGGCGTCGTGGCTATCGTCTCGCGACCGCGTCTAACCTCGCGCCGCCCTATGCCGAGCCGCTGCGGCGGCTGGTAGGTGGGCTGGTCGACGTCGAATGCCTCTCTTTCGAAATCGGGGCGGTGAAGCCGTCCGCATCCTTTTACGCTCAGTTGTGCTCGTTACTCGGTTGCGAGCCGAGCGAAGTGCTCATGGTTGGCGATTCACTGCCTAACGACCGTGACGCCGCGATGGACGCTGGCTTAAGTGCGCGACATATCGCGGCCGGGGATACGATTAGCCGCGCGCTGGCAGACCTATGCTGA
- a CDS encoding permease: MDQVIEALQTGAGMLWKALWALIFGYTISAAIQVLVTREQMAELLGEHGAKEAGLAGFFGFISSSCSFAALAASRSVLVKGAHPVNAIAFLIASTNLVIELGIVLWVLVGWRFTLANILLGIIMIAYAYLLSRFWFPGNLAEKAKGYAEQAQKDEGVEMEMGGGDWRRKLTSREGWHRIARAFLMEWKMVWKEILFGFTIAGFISVFVPQEFWNALFLKGGGTQQALPFWAVLENAAVAPVVAFFTFIGSMGNVPLAAMLWSRDVSFGGVMAFLGADLVAATVVWVHHKYYGWRYTFYISALLYVCMVAAGVTVHYLFALAGAIPEQRPALEEMVRFAIDYTFFLNLGFAAVAAVLIWMAVRGSNLAK, from the coding sequence ATGGATCAGGTCATTGAAGCGCTGCAGACGGGCGCGGGAATGCTGTGGAAGGCGCTTTGGGCGCTGATCTTCGGCTATACTATCTCCGCCGCCATCCAGGTATTGGTAACACGCGAGCAAATGGCAGAGCTGCTCGGCGAACACGGTGCGAAGGAGGCGGGGCTGGCCGGGTTCTTCGGCTTCATCTCCTCCTCCTGCTCGTTCGCAGCACTCGCCGCCTCCCGCTCGGTCTTGGTCAAGGGCGCTCATCCGGTGAACGCCATCGCTTTCCTGATCGCCTCGACCAACCTCGTCATTGAGCTAGGTATCGTCCTGTGGGTGCTTGTCGGCTGGCGATTCACGCTGGCGAACATCCTGCTCGGCATCATCATGATAGCCTATGCCTATCTGCTGAGCCGCTTCTGGTTTCCCGGCAACCTGGCAGAAAAAGCAAAAGGCTATGCTGAGCAGGCCCAGAAAGACGAAGGCGTGGAGATGGAGATGGGCGGCGGCGACTGGCGCCGAAAGCTCACATCGCGCGAGGGGTGGCACCGGATCGCCCGCGCCTTCCTGATGGAATGGAAGATGGTCTGGAAGGAGATCCTCTTCGGATTCACTATCGCCGGCTTCATCAGCGTCTTCGTGCCACAGGAATTCTGGAACGCTCTCTTCCTGAAGGGCGGAGGTACGCAGCAGGCCCTGCCTTTCTGGGCTGTCCTCGAAAATGCCGCCGTCGCGCCCGTGGTCGCCTTCTTCACCTTCATCGGATCGATGGGCAATGTCCCGCTCGCCGCCATGCTGTGGTCGCGTGACGTGTCGTTCGGGGGCGTCATGGCGTTCCTCGGCGCTGACCTCGTCGCCGCGACCGTCGTGTGGGTGCATCACAAATATTATGGCTGGCGCTACACCTTCTACATCTCGGCGCTTCTCTACGTCTGCATGGTCGCCGCCGGCGTGACGGTCCATTATCTGTTCGCACTCGCCGGCGCGATACCGGAGCAACGGCCCGCCCTCGAGGAGATGGTCCGCTTCGCGATCGACTACACCTTCTTCCTCAATCTCGGATTCGCCGCCGTCGCCGCCGTCCTGATCTGGATGGCCGTTCGCGGCAGCAATCTGGCGAAGTAA
- a CDS encoding efflux RND transporter permease subunit, protein MIASIIRWSAANRLLVLLGALFIAVIGAYSVLRTPLDAIPDLSDVQVIIRTPYPGQAPEIVEAQVTYPLTTTMLSVPKVKAVRGYSFFGDSYVTVIFEDGTDLYWARSRTLEYLSQAGGLLPEGVTPALGPDATGVGWALQYALVDRTGQHDLGQLRALQDWFLKYQLKQIPGVAEVASLGGMVRAYQIQLDPERMQIYGVSVQEVIEAVQEANDEAGGAVIERAEAEYMVTVGGYLEDLDDFRNIPLSVSEGGTPVTVGDVARVQIVPDFRRGIAELNGEGEVVGGIIVVRQGADTLSVIERVKEKLAEIKDGLPPGVEVVTTYDRSSLIERAVENLWEKLFEEFLVVALVTALFLLHLRSALVAIIMLPLGVLAAFTVMYFQGVNANIMSLGGIAIAIGAMVDAAVVMIENAHKKLEHAKAEEGDLNEQRRRQVLTEAAVEVGPALFFSLLIITLSFLPVFTLEAQEGRLFKPLAFTKTYAMAAAAGLSITLVPVLMLMFIKGRIRPEADNPVNRALIAAYRPGLSWVLRWPKLTLGLAAAALALTFVPASQLGSEFMPAMNEGDILYMPTALPGLSASKASQLLQVTDRIIKTVPEVKTVFGKVGRADTATDPAPLEMFETLIQLKPRNEWRPGMTMEKIIEELDSKLKIPGLANVFVQPIRNRIDMLATGIKTPVGVKISGPDLATLDRLGRQVAQVVKGIEGTSSAVSDRISGGRYINIEIDRLAAARYGLSVEDVQATAAMAVGGEQIGEKIDGLARFPIEVRFPRETRDSVQALRQLPIIAPSGAVVTLGMVADIAIDDGPTMIKSENAQPSVWVYVDVRDRDVVGYVNEAQRRVAEAIDLPPGYSVAWSGQFEYAQRAAQRMMWVVPATIGIIFLLLFLAFGRARQPLIILLTLPFALVGGVWLIYLLGHAVSIATAVGFIALAGLAAEFGVVMLVYLDRAIEERVQAGRFSREEHLDEALMDGAVLRVRPKAMTVAVILAGLFPLLIGTGTGSEVMQRLAAPMIGGMITAPLLSLFVLPAIYKLLGHSRFSREARDPDTPSVDSGGRPELSV, encoded by the coding sequence ATGATCGCAAGCATCATCCGCTGGTCTGCCGCGAATCGACTGCTCGTCCTCCTCGGCGCCCTCTTCATTGCGGTTATCGGCGCCTATTCGGTGTTGCGGACGCCGCTCGACGCAATACCCGACCTCTCCGACGTGCAAGTGATCATACGGACTCCCTATCCCGGCCAGGCGCCGGAGATCGTCGAGGCGCAGGTCACCTATCCGCTCACCACGACGATGCTCTCGGTGCCGAAGGTAAAGGCCGTGCGCGGCTACTCCTTCTTCGGCGACTCCTACGTCACGGTCATTTTCGAGGACGGCACCGACCTTTATTGGGCCCGCTCCCGCACGCTCGAATATCTGAGCCAGGCGGGCGGGCTCCTGCCCGAGGGAGTGACGCCGGCGCTGGGACCGGATGCCACTGGCGTCGGCTGGGCCTTACAATATGCTTTGGTCGACCGCACCGGACAGCATGATCTCGGGCAGCTCCGCGCTCTTCAGGACTGGTTCCTCAAATATCAGCTGAAGCAAATCCCCGGCGTCGCCGAGGTCGCATCCCTCGGCGGCATGGTTCGGGCCTACCAGATCCAGCTCGATCCGGAGCGGATGCAAATCTACGGTGTGTCCGTCCAGGAGGTGATCGAGGCCGTCCAGGAGGCCAATGATGAAGCCGGCGGGGCGGTCATCGAGCGCGCCGAGGCCGAATATATGGTCACCGTCGGCGGCTATCTCGAAGATCTGGACGATTTTCGCAATATCCCGCTGTCGGTGAGCGAGGGCGGCACCCCCGTCACCGTTGGCGATGTGGCCCGGGTGCAGATCGTGCCCGACTTCAGGCGCGGCATCGCTGAGCTCAATGGCGAGGGCGAAGTAGTCGGCGGAATCATCGTCGTCAGGCAAGGCGCCGACACGCTGTCGGTGATCGAGCGCGTCAAGGAAAAGCTCGCGGAGATCAAGGACGGACTGCCGCCGGGCGTGGAGGTGGTCACCACCTATGACCGCTCTTCGCTGATCGAGCGAGCGGTCGAGAACCTCTGGGAGAAGCTGTTCGAGGAGTTCCTGGTCGTCGCGCTGGTGACCGCCTTGTTCCTCCTTCACCTCCGCTCCGCGCTGGTCGCCATCATCATGCTGCCACTGGGCGTGCTGGCGGCGTTTACGGTCATGTATTTCCAGGGCGTCAACGCCAACATCATGTCCCTGGGCGGCATCGCGATCGCCATCGGAGCGATGGTCGATGCGGCGGTCGTCATGATCGAAAATGCGCACAAGAAGCTCGAACATGCCAAGGCCGAAGAGGGCGACCTCAACGAGCAGAGGCGCCGACAGGTGCTTACCGAAGCGGCGGTCGAGGTCGGTCCGGCGCTGTTTTTCTCGCTGCTCATCATCACTCTTTCCTTCCTGCCGGTCTTCACACTGGAGGCGCAGGAGGGTCGGCTGTTCAAGCCGCTGGCTTTCACCAAGACTTATGCGATGGCGGCGGCGGCCGGCCTTTCGATCACGCTCGTGCCGGTTCTGATGCTGATGTTCATCAAGGGTCGGATTCGGCCCGAAGCCGACAATCCGGTCAACCGAGCCCTCATCGCCGCCTATCGCCCGGGCCTTAGCTGGGTGCTGCGTTGGCCGAAGCTCACCCTGGGTCTGGCGGCGGCGGCGCTGGCGCTGACCTTCGTTCCGGCGAGCCAGCTTGGCAGCGAGTTCATGCCAGCCATGAACGAAGGCGACATCCTCTACATGCCGACGGCACTGCCCGGCCTGTCGGCATCGAAAGCTTCGCAACTCCTGCAGGTGACCGACCGCATCATCAAGACCGTGCCCGAGGTGAAGACGGTGTTCGGCAAGGTCGGCCGCGCGGATACCGCCACCGATCCCGCACCACTCGAAATGTTCGAAACGCTGATCCAGCTGAAGCCGCGCAATGAATGGCGGCCCGGCATGACGATGGAGAAGATCATCGAGGAGCTGGATTCCAAGCTCAAGATACCGGGCCTCGCCAACGTCTTCGTGCAGCCGATCCGCAATCGCATCGACATGTTGGCGACCGGCATCAAGACTCCCGTCGGCGTGAAGATTTCAGGGCCCGATCTTGCGACGCTGGACCGCCTCGGCCGCCAGGTAGCACAGGTGGTGAAGGGGATCGAAGGAACAAGCTCGGCTGTTTCGGACCGTATCTCCGGCGGCCGTTACATCAACATCGAGATCGACCGTCTCGCCGCCGCCCGCTACGGCCTGTCTGTCGAGGACGTCCAGGCGACCGCCGCGATGGCCGTGGGCGGAGAGCAGATCGGCGAGAAGATCGACGGGCTCGCCCGCTTCCCGATCGAGGTCCGCTTCCCGCGCGAGACCCGTGATAGCGTCCAGGCGCTTCGCCAGCTGCCGATCATTGCGCCCTCGGGCGCGGTCGTGACGCTCGGCATGGTCGCGGACATCGCGATCGACGACGGTCCAACGATGATCAAGAGCGAGAACGCCCAGCCATCGGTCTGGGTCTATGTCGACGTCCGCGATCGTGACGTGGTTGGCTATGTCAACGAGGCGCAACGACGGGTCGCCGAGGCCATCGATCTCCCGCCCGGTTACTCAGTCGCCTGGTCCGGCCAGTTCGAATATGCCCAACGGGCCGCTCAACGGATGATGTGGGTGGTGCCGGCGACGATCGGCATCATCTTCCTGCTGCTGTTTCTCGCCTTCGGCCGAGCGCGGCAACCGCTGATCATCCTGCTGACGTTGCCGTTCGCGCTCGTCGGCGGCGTATGGCTCATCTATCTCCTCGGCCACGCCGTCTCCATCGCCACGGCGGTGGGCTTCATCGCCCTCGCCGGCCTCGCGGCGGAGTTCGGGGTCGTGATGCTCGTCTATCTCGACCGCGCCATCGAGGAGCGCGTGCAAGCGGGACGCTTCTCGAGAGAGGAGCATCTCGACGAGGCGCTGATGGATGGCGCGGTGCTGCGGGTGCGGCCGAAGGCCATGACGGTGGCCGTCATCCTCGCCGGGTTGTTCCCGCTTCTGATCGGCACCGGCACCGGCTCAGAGGTTATGCAGCGCCTCGCCGCGCCGATGATCGGCGGGATGATCACTGCCCCTCTGCTGTCGTTGTTCGTGCTGCCGGCAATCTACAAGCTGCTCGGCCACAGTCGATTCAGCAGAGAAGCTCGGGATCCCGACACACCTTCGGTCGATTCAGGCGGCAGGCCGGAGCTCAGCGTTTGA
- a CDS encoding efflux RND transporter periplasmic adaptor subunit yields MVADRIIGPLRSMDRQKRTMIVAGLALAISTAGVGYWAGSSGVFTENGSPAGAVEGETIDGVVQDGSGRKVLYWYDPMIPMERYDAPGKSSMNMELIPKYADEAADGGVRVSPAMAQSLGVRIGEAQVRDLAPIVQGVGRVQIDERLIEEVQTFAPGFVEGLAVRAEGEPVRAGTRIASVYSPELLTAQHEYKSLLGMSRDVAPPSLRQAARSRLRLLGLSIGAIQRLEGGGAPQRTYAVTAPASGIVTEIGARPGARVEPGQSIVTIAGLSRVWVVAEIPEAALGEVKVGQPVRVTFAAYPGEVREGRVDYIYPSLNPETRTARVRVTLANPDLRLKEGMFANVTVQGTGGTTLTVPSEAVIATGDRTVVITRRDGAFVPVEVRTGTVANGFTEIVDGLEPGDDVVLSGQFLIDSEASLSGVIDRLEAAAPTADEAAARLARGTGTIQSLDSTQRRITIAHGPIPTMNWPAMTMTFGVRQAEMLRGFKRGDRVDFAFPKTQQGGFYVIEQLSRDAGR; encoded by the coding sequence ATGGTGGCTGACCGCATTATTGGACCGCTGCGTTCCATGGACCGCCAGAAGCGAACGATGATCGTCGCCGGGCTGGCGCTGGCGATCTCGACCGCCGGCGTCGGCTATTGGGCCGGCTCATCCGGCGTATTCACGGAGAACGGATCGCCCGCCGGAGCCGTAGAGGGCGAAACCATCGATGGCGTCGTTCAGGACGGCTCTGGCCGGAAGGTGCTCTACTGGTACGATCCGATGATTCCGATGGAGCGCTACGACGCTCCCGGCAAATCGTCGATGAACATGGAACTCATTCCGAAATATGCGGATGAGGCCGCTGACGGCGGCGTGAGAGTATCGCCGGCCATGGCCCAGAGCCTTGGGGTGCGGATCGGGGAGGCGCAGGTTCGCGACCTTGCGCCGATCGTACAGGGTGTCGGGCGGGTGCAGATCGATGAACGTCTGATCGAAGAGGTGCAGACCTTCGCACCCGGCTTCGTCGAGGGCCTGGCGGTGCGCGCCGAAGGCGAGCCGGTGCGGGCGGGGACCAGGATCGCCAGCGTCTATTCGCCGGAGCTGCTGACCGCCCAGCATGAATATAAATCGCTGCTCGGCATGTCGCGAGACGTGGCGCCCCCGAGCCTGAGACAGGCCGCCCGTAGCCGGCTCCGGCTTCTCGGCCTCTCCATTGGCGCGATCCAGCGTCTCGAAGGCGGCGGCGCTCCGCAGCGCACCTACGCCGTTACCGCACCCGCGTCTGGGATAGTGACGGAAATCGGCGCCCGCCCCGGCGCCAGGGTCGAGCCGGGTCAGTCGATCGTGACCATCGCCGGTCTGTCGCGGGTCTGGGTCGTGGCAGAAATCCCCGAAGCAGCTCTTGGCGAGGTAAAGGTCGGTCAACCGGTGCGGGTGACCTTCGCCGCTTATCCCGGCGAGGTACGCGAGGGGCGCGTCGATTACATCTACCCCTCGCTCAATCCCGAGACCCGAACAGCGCGCGTTCGTGTCACGCTCGCCAACCCCGACCTTCGGCTGAAGGAAGGTATGTTCGCTAATGTGACTGTGCAGGGGACCGGCGGCACGACGCTAACGGTGCCGAGCGAGGCGGTCATCGCAACTGGAGATCGAACGGTCGTCATCACCCGGCGGGATGGAGCCTTCGTCCCGGTCGAGGTACGGACGGGCACGGTGGCGAACGGCTTCACCGAAATCGTCGACGGACTCGAACCGGGCGACGATGTCGTCCTATCGGGTCAGTTCCTGATCGACTCCGAAGCCTCGCTCTCGGGCGTGATCGACCGCCTCGAAGCGGCGGCTCCAACGGCCGACGAAGCCGCCGCGCGGCTCGCCCGAGGCACGGGCACCATCCAGTCGCTCGATTCGACGCAGCGCCGCATCACCATCGCGCATGGGCCGATCCCGACGATGAACTGGCCAGCGATGACGATGACGTTCGGCGTCCGGCAAGCCGAAATGCTTCGCGGCTTCAAGCGCGGCGACCGCGTCGACTTCGCCTTTCCAAAAACCCAGCAGGGCGGCTTCTATGTGATCGAGCAGCTTTCGCGGGACGCCGGTCGATGA